The following are from one region of the Leptospira saintgironsiae genome:
- a CDS encoding NAD(P)H-dependent flavin oxidoreductase, translating into MKIKTPVTEMLGINLPIIGAPMFLVSYPDLVVAVSEAGGLGTFPSQNYRTIEELRRGLEDIRSRTKKPIGVNLILHKAHNPNWAKHLEILLEFKVELIITSLGSPRSIINEAKSVGTKVFCDVTTLRHANLVAKSGADALVAVAQGAGGHAGNISPFSLFPYLKKEIGLPVLAAGAISGGAQMAAAMSLGADAVYIGTRLIATKEAAASQEYKEMIVESAPEEIVYTEKISGIPANWLKRSVEKAGDNFHNEGSTDIDQEFKRWRDIWSAGHGVAQIDSIIPAGDVIKGMAAEYADIVNKLPKLV; encoded by the coding sequence ATGAAAATAAAAACTCCCGTAACGGAGATGCTTGGAATCAATCTGCCCATCATCGGGGCTCCCATGTTTCTCGTTTCATATCCTGATCTAGTTGTAGCAGTTTCCGAAGCCGGAGGCCTTGGAACATTCCCCTCTCAAAACTACCGAACTATAGAAGAATTAAGAAGAGGTTTGGAAGATATCCGATCTAGGACCAAAAAACCGATCGGCGTTAACTTAATTTTACATAAAGCTCATAACCCTAACTGGGCAAAACACTTAGAAATACTTTTAGAATTCAAAGTAGAATTGATCATTACCAGTTTAGGAAGCCCTCGTTCTATTATCAATGAGGCAAAATCAGTAGGCACAAAAGTTTTCTGCGATGTAACTACATTAAGACATGCGAATTTAGTTGCTAAGTCGGGAGCGGACGCTCTGGTTGCGGTTGCTCAAGGCGCCGGTGGACATGCAGGAAATATCTCTCCTTTCAGTTTATTCCCTTATCTGAAAAAAGAGATTGGTCTTCCTGTTCTTGCAGCTGGTGCGATCAGTGGTGGTGCGCAAATGGCAGCTGCAATGTCCTTAGGAGCAGATGCAGTTTATATAGGAACAAGATTAATCGCTACCAAAGAAGCTGCCGCTTCTCAAGAATATAAAGAGATGATCGTTGAGTCTGCACCGGAAGAGATCGTTTATACCGAAAAAATTTCAGGGATTCCTGCAAACTGGTTAAAACGTTCCGTAGAAAAAGCGGGAGATAATTTCCATAACGAAGGTAGTACGGATATAGATCAGGAATTCAAACGTTGGAGAGATATTTGGTCTGCAGGTCACGGAGTGGCTCAGATCGATTCCATTATTCCTGCTGGAGATGTTATAAAAGGAATGGCTGCAGAATACGCCGATATCGTAAATAAGCTGCCTAAACTAGTTTAA
- a CDS encoding PP2C family protein-serine/threonine phosphatase, with product MKKAFTLLTLVFLPFFFYGCSDSSKKVEHPVIVQGTLELKNYDLEEQGPILLSGLWKFRWLYWKSSGLESQNSYEVVSVPSSWNGKNGSRLGEGYGTYELNLKLNRNYGELAFILQEQSSSYFLYVNGKLLASCGEVEFPSYSDITVFEVKPAWCNKLVKFTPDGEELKIDMQIANRDHRLGGFWAPIRFGTASLMEKTWNAERFLDLFLAGGLFCIGLLHLIYAVVRRGEAASMYFGTYCVIMAARGLFSGTRIISEYLDFLKYHHYVRIEYVTFYLAIPVFLSYILSVFPRELKRILVDLVWWIAIGACIVVLVFPVRIFTFTITIYYLVAFLAGTLGLFSLTKASLRRRKGALIILAGFVFVYAAMIHDILYATFYLDTGYFTNIGAFVFIVAQSVFLSIRSSESLDRLLDLSRNLERRVEERTKQLRNALRLIQNDLNVAREIQKGLLNLEDAVEKKIGQIKFGILHKPLAEVGGDLYDIAELPSGKIRIFLADATGHGIQAALITILIRSVYEDLRLKEESPGKLLSEIGSQFHGKYGNVSTFFSASILEISPDGKNLTLSLAGSPPVLVQTKDEEHIIECENPLVGLLENFNFEDKEILLTPGFRILCFTDGLTESSRLPGDFYGIERVLASLRTGDTQSLEELLSGIQEDLFKFLGSSEPKDDILVLGIEDQHS from the coding sequence ATGAAAAAGGCCTTCACACTCTTAACTCTGGTATTTCTCCCATTCTTCTTTTATGGCTGTTCTGACTCCTCGAAAAAAGTAGAACATCCCGTAATTGTTCAGGGAACACTCGAGTTAAAGAATTATGATCTGGAAGAACAAGGTCCCATTCTACTTTCCGGGCTTTGGAAATTCAGATGGTTGTATTGGAAAAGTTCCGGATTAGAGAGTCAGAACTCCTACGAGGTAGTTAGTGTACCTTCTTCCTGGAACGGAAAGAATGGATCTAGATTGGGGGAAGGTTACGGGACCTATGAACTCAATCTTAAACTAAATCGAAATTATGGAGAACTCGCATTTATCTTACAAGAGCAAAGCTCTTCTTACTTTTTATATGTGAATGGCAAACTTTTAGCTTCTTGTGGAGAAGTTGAATTTCCTTCTTATTCAGATATCACAGTCTTCGAGGTGAAACCTGCATGGTGTAATAAGTTAGTAAAGTTCACTCCGGACGGAGAGGAGCTGAAGATAGACATGCAAATCGCAAACAGGGACCATAGACTCGGAGGTTTTTGGGCACCCATTCGATTTGGAACTGCATCCCTCATGGAAAAAACCTGGAACGCCGAAAGATTTTTGGATCTATTCTTAGCGGGAGGACTTTTCTGCATCGGATTACTTCATCTTATCTATGCAGTTGTAAGAAGGGGAGAAGCCGCCTCCATGTATTTTGGCACCTATTGTGTGATCATGGCAGCAAGGGGTTTATTCTCAGGCACAAGGATTATTTCAGAATATCTTGATTTTCTAAAATACCATCATTATGTTAGGATAGAATATGTTACATTCTACCTTGCAATCCCTGTTTTTTTAAGTTATATACTTTCTGTTTTTCCAAGAGAATTAAAACGAATTCTTGTGGATCTGGTTTGGTGGATCGCTATTGGGGCATGTATAGTCGTTTTAGTATTCCCCGTCAGGATATTTACATTCACGATTACTATCTATTATCTGGTAGCGTTTCTTGCAGGAACACTCGGACTATTTTCACTCACTAAAGCTTCTTTAAGAAGAAGAAAAGGTGCACTTATTATCCTAGCCGGATTCGTATTTGTATATGCTGCAATGATCCACGATATCTTATACGCGACCTTCTATTTAGATACCGGATATTTTACAAATATTGGTGCATTCGTATTTATAGTAGCTCAGTCTGTATTCTTATCTATCAGAAGTTCTGAAAGTTTGGATAGACTTTTAGATCTTTCCAGAAATTTAGAAAGAAGGGTAGAAGAAAGGACCAAACAACTTAGAAATGCACTCCGTCTTATCCAAAATGATCTGAATGTTGCAAGAGAGATCCAAAAAGGACTCTTAAATTTGGAAGACGCCGTTGAAAAGAAGATAGGACAAATCAAATTTGGGATCCTTCATAAACCTTTAGCAGAAGTAGGCGGAGATCTTTACGATATAGCTGAACTTCCAAGCGGCAAGATCCGTATCTTCTTAGCAGATGCAACTGGTCATGGTATACAAGCGGCCCTCATCACAATCCTGATCCGAAGTGTTTATGAAGATCTAAGATTAAAGGAAGAAAGTCCCGGAAAATTACTCTCGGAGATTGGTTCCCAATTCCATGGCAAGTATGGAAATGTTTCCACATTCTTCTCCGCATCCATTTTAGAAATTTCTCCTGATGGAAAAAATCTCACTCTTTCTTTGGCAGGATCTCCTCCAGTTTTGGTCCAGACAAAAGACGAAGAACATATAATTGAATGTGAAAACCCGTTAGTAGGTCTTTTAGAAAATTTCAATTTTGAAGATAAGGAGATCCTACTCACTCCTGGTTTTAGGATACTTTGTTTTACGGACGGTCTTACTGAATCTTCCAGGTTACCTGGAGATTTTTATGGAATAGAAAGAGTATTGGCCTCTTTAAGAACTGGAGACACTCAAAGTTTAGAAGAATTATTAAGCGGCATCCAAGAGGATCTATTCAAGTTTTTAGGAAGTTCAGAACCCAAAGACGATATACTAGTCTTGGGGATAGAGGACCAACATTCCTAA
- a CDS encoding pirin family protein, with amino-acid sequence MEAVVHKAGTRGKVDFGWLKSNHTFSFGSYMNPERIRFGSLRVLNDDIVAPGRGFDPHPHQDMEIISIPIKGALEHKDSIGTKGVITSGEVQVMSAGTGIVHSEYNHSETDPVNFLQIWVIPDKRGAQPRYDQKKFLPEDRKNRFQLVVAPKESPEGLWINQNAWFSLGNAEAGKELQYESKNKNGGVYAFLISGKVSINGTELSSRDGAGFPRTDLLKVNALEDSELLLMDVPEIQ; translated from the coding sequence ATGGAAGCGGTAGTTCATAAGGCAGGCACGAGAGGGAAAGTGGATTTCGGTTGGTTGAAATCGAATCATACATTTTCTTTCGGGAGCTATATGAATCCGGAAAGGATCAGATTTGGTTCTTTGCGAGTATTGAACGACGATATCGTTGCCCCGGGCAGAGGTTTCGATCCGCATCCACACCAAGATATGGAAATCATCTCTATACCGATCAAAGGCGCATTGGAGCATAAGGATAGTATCGGAACTAAAGGAGTGATCACATCCGGAGAAGTTCAGGTAATGTCAGCAGGAACAGGGATCGTTCACTCGGAGTACAATCATTCCGAAACGGATCCTGTGAACTTTTTACAGATCTGGGTGATACCTGATAAAAGGGGAGCTCAGCCACGATATGATCAGAAAAAATTTCTTCCGGAAGATAGGAAGAATCGATTCCAACTTGTTGTTGCTCCTAAAGAATCTCCGGAAGGTCTTTGGATCAACCAAAATGCATGGTTCTCTTTAGGGAATGCAGAAGCAGGAAAAGAACTGCAGTATGAGTCCAAGAATAAGAACGGTGGAGTTTACGCTTTTCTAATATCAGGAAAAGTGAGTATTAACGGAACCGAACTTTCTTCTAGAGACGGCGCAGGTTTTCCTAGAACGGACCTTCTGAAAGTAAACGCTTTGGAAGATTCTGAACTTCTTCTAATGGATGTTCCTGAGATCCAGTAA
- a CDS encoding DUF445 family protein: MLPYGNKPYSKLQFVSNSLLVLFGSILLLGLWQKWSLYIWGNIFIHGLEGGLVGAICDWFAVWKTYKAVESESETIAEEIGSWVSSDLISEHKLKSYLDGILDEPENIKAIRELLDEHLKGEKEVREFLNLIWDKIEEDIVLYVSNFKFSGADKQILHELNSRKEILSTVRFLVGETLMKVSDHQDFGERVQRITKGLSFLAKPLIWLIDPQKRIKEFGEGLKEGKDFETEEEEVLFELYSIFSECVELYIGSWNEFPVERREEAVRALADFGREQLNRLISEVVLTHKEEISKLENLREYGPIRSFLEFLSSKTNESVSEYVGEQISKGLKLLEPKQFRENLELKTRRVLEKIRINGSLLGFLVGSAIGCIVLLFEGKLGL; encoded by the coding sequence ATCTTGCCGTACGGTAATAAGCCGTACTCTAAACTCCAATTCGTTTCGAATTCACTTTTAGTGTTGTTCGGAAGTATTCTCCTTTTGGGGCTCTGGCAAAAATGGAGCCTTTATATTTGGGGAAATATTTTCATTCATGGCTTAGAAGGTGGACTTGTCGGAGCGATTTGTGATTGGTTTGCAGTATGGAAAACTTACAAAGCGGTTGAATCTGAAAGTGAAACAATCGCGGAAGAAATAGGCAGCTGGGTATCCTCCGATCTCATTAGCGAACATAAATTAAAATCTTATTTAGACGGGATCTTGGATGAACCTGAAAACATCAAAGCGATCAGAGAACTTTTAGACGAACATCTAAAAGGAGAAAAAGAAGTCAGAGAATTCCTGAATCTGATCTGGGATAAAATAGAAGAAGATATAGTATTATATGTTTCTAATTTTAAATTTTCAGGGGCTGATAAACAAATCTTACATGAATTGAATAGTCGCAAGGAGATACTCTCTACTGTTCGATTCTTGGTAGGAGAAACCTTGATGAAGGTTTCAGATCATCAGGATTTTGGGGAAAGGGTCCAAAGGATTACAAAAGGACTTTCATTTCTTGCAAAACCTTTGATTTGGCTTATCGATCCTCAAAAAAGGATAAAAGAATTCGGAGAAGGCCTGAAAGAAGGAAAGGATTTCGAAACGGAAGAGGAAGAAGTTCTATTCGAATTATATTCTATATTCTCTGAATGTGTGGAATTATACATAGGATCCTGGAACGAGTTCCCAGTTGAAAGAAGAGAGGAAGCGGTCCGTGCCTTAGCGGATTTCGGTAGAGAACAATTGAATCGATTGATCAGCGAAGTTGTTCTGACCCATAAGGAAGAAATTTCTAAATTAGAAAATCTGAGAGAATACGGACCAATCCGTTCTTTCCTGGAATTTTTAAGTTCTAAAACGAATGAATCCGTTTCGGAATATGTGGGCGAACAGATCTCTAAAGGGCTGAAATTATTGGAACCCAAACAATTCAGGGAAAATTTAGAACTAAAAACAAGAAGAGTCCTAGAGAAGATCAGGATCAATGGAAGTTTATTAGGTTTTTTAGTTGGATCTGCAATAGGATGTATCGTCCTATTATTCGAAGGAAAATTAGGATTATAA
- a CDS encoding MXAN_6521/LA_1396 family lipoprotein produces MRSKLLLLFLISISFVNCAVKQIRIAPNFESSLDKFKRLTVAIDSSSKVNKVEASLVKSMAEQELAHHKEFIVYPDPSSKNQNCKSPVGKSQGVLTLKLDETLNGTTPSFFVWLSPATFGPSLDGIKISIQAQIQKCDSKDVLWEGTASSSYFMGGDEEATLRTSYENKYGKSVGPKVLPYYDILKSLLDKIASPVLNEAEQDEKIEVESGS; encoded by the coding sequence ATGAGATCTAAACTTTTACTTTTATTTTTAATTTCGATCTCGTTTGTAAATTGTGCGGTAAAACAAATTAGGATCGCTCCTAATTTTGAATCTTCTTTAGACAAATTCAAAAGACTAACTGTGGCAATCGATTCCAGTTCCAAAGTAAACAAGGTAGAAGCTAGTTTAGTAAAATCTATGGCTGAGCAGGAATTGGCCCACCATAAGGAATTTATTGTTTATCCGGATCCTTCTAGCAAAAACCAGAACTGTAAATCTCCGGTCGGAAAATCCCAAGGTGTTCTTACACTTAAATTGGATGAGACCTTGAATGGAACCACGCCATCTTTCTTTGTTTGGTTAAGCCCTGCGACATTCGGACCGTCTTTAGACGGGATCAAAATTTCTATCCAAGCACAAATCCAAAAATGTGATTCAAAGGACGTTCTTTGGGAAGGCACCGCTTCTTCTTCTTACTTTATGGGAGGAGATGAAGAAGCAACACTTAGGACAAGTTACGAGAACAAATACGGAAAATCTGTCGGTCCTAAGGTGCTTCCATATTACGATATCCTAAAGTCTCTTTTGGATAAGATTGCAAGTCCAGTCTTAAACGAAGCTGAACAAGACGAAAAGATAGAAGTAGAATCCGGCTCTTAA
- the cysT gene encoding sulfate ABC transporter permease subunit CysT, whose amino-acid sequence MKLIFRPYSKTSFGLSLGLTVFYLSLLVIIPLSALFFKSATLGVSGLWEVFSEERIKQALYLSFGAGGVAAIINLFVGFLFAWVLVRYNFPGKKILDSLVDLPFTLPTAVAGIALTTIYAPNGFIGKYLTPYGIKIAYTPIGIVIALVFIGFPFVVRTVQPILEDLPKELEESAYCLGATRFQTFTKVILPELIPSLLAGTSMAFARGIGEYGSVVFISGNLPGKTEILPLLIVTKLEQYEYAKATGIAVLMLVLSFTIMFGINYLQNRASRRLG is encoded by the coding sequence TTGAAGCTAATTTTTCGTCCTTATTCTAAAACAAGCTTTGGTCTGTCCTTAGGACTTACAGTCTTCTACCTTAGCCTTCTTGTTATCATTCCATTATCCGCATTATTCTTTAAATCTGCGACTTTAGGCGTTTCAGGACTCTGGGAAGTTTTTTCAGAGGAGAGAATTAAGCAGGCTTTGTATTTAAGCTTTGGCGCAGGTGGAGTCGCAGCTATCATCAATCTATTCGTAGGATTTTTATTCGCCTGGGTTTTGGTAAGATACAATTTCCCAGGTAAAAAGATCTTAGATTCACTCGTGGATCTTCCATTCACTCTTCCTACAGCAGTTGCGGGGATCGCTCTTACTACAATCTATGCTCCAAACGGTTTTATCGGAAAATATCTTACACCTTATGGGATCAAGATCGCATACACTCCGATCGGGATTGTAATCGCTTTAGTATTCATCGGATTTCCTTTCGTAGTCAGAACGGTCCAACCTATCTTGGAAGATCTTCCAAAAGAATTGGAAGAAAGTGCTTATTGTTTAGGAGCGACTAGGTTCCAAACATTTACTAAGGTGATCTTACCTGAATTAATCCCTTCTCTACTTGCAGGAACCAGTATGGCATTTGCGAGAGGGATTGGAGAATACGGATCTGTTGTTTTTATCTCAGGAAACCTTCCTGGTAAAACTGAAATTCTTCCATTACTCATAGTTACCAAATTAGAACAGTATGAATATGCGAAGGCAACAGGAATTGCAGTATTGATGTTGGTTCTTTCATTCACGATCATGTTCGGGATAAATTATCTGCAAAACAGAGCCTCTAGGAGACTTGGATGA
- a CDS encoding S1C family serine protease — MVLFANTSADFLSSYEKKNDTNSNQEPSEAEILDAYSKSVINAVDSVGPSVVHLQVTNKKGEGGSGSGFFLTPDGFIATNSHVVDGAVKIKANLSDGSSKEADLVGNDPHTDVAVLKVHGGLFSHSSFTDSKKLKVGQLVVAIGNPYGFESTVTAGVVSALGRTLRSRNGRLIDNVIQTDAALNPGNSGGPLVDFQGRVVGINTAIILPAQGICFAVASNTAEYVITRLITNGSVKRGYLGIAGQNQKIPTLTKNFNKLGSESGILVLSLEPGSPADRAGIRNGDLIINLDDKEIHTVDDLHKILDETSIGKKLGIRLLRDGSIRSFFIEPGELK, encoded by the coding sequence ATGGTATTATTTGCGAATACGAGTGCAGACTTTCTCTCTTCTTACGAAAAGAAGAACGACACAAATTCTAATCAAGAGCCAAGTGAGGCGGAAATTTTAGACGCCTATTCCAAATCTGTGATAAATGCAGTGGACTCTGTTGGTCCAAGTGTGGTCCATCTACAAGTCACGAACAAAAAAGGAGAAGGAGGAAGCGGTTCCGGATTTTTTCTCACACCAGACGGGTTCATAGCAACCAATAGTCATGTGGTAGATGGTGCAGTTAAAATTAAGGCTAACCTTTCAGATGGTTCCAGCAAAGAAGCGGATCTGGTAGGAAATGATCCTCATACAGATGTTGCCGTTCTAAAAGTGCATGGGGGATTATTCTCTCATTCTAGTTTTACAGACTCCAAAAAACTGAAAGTTGGACAGTTAGTGGTCGCAATCGGAAACCCTTATGGCTTCGAATCCACGGTCACTGCAGGGGTAGTTAGCGCACTTGGAAGAACATTAAGATCTCGTAATGGACGTTTGATTGATAATGTGATCCAAACAGATGCTGCCTTAAATCCAGGAAATTCCGGAGGCCCACTCGTAGACTTCCAAGGAAGAGTTGTAGGTATCAATACTGCGATCATTCTTCCTGCTCAAGGGATCTGTTTTGCAGTAGCGTCCAACACTGCAGAATATGTGATCACTCGTTTAATCACAAACGGTTCAGTCAAAAGAGGATATTTAGGAATCGCAGGCCAAAACCAAAAGATCCCGACACTTACCAAAAACTTTAACAAGTTAGGCTCAGAATCCGGGATCCTCGTTTTATCTCTGGAACCAGGCTCTCCTGCAGATCGCGCAGGGATACGAAATGGGGATCTGATCATAAACTTGGATGATAAAGAGATCCATACAGTAGACGATCTTCATAAGATCTTAGATGAGACTTCTATAGGTAAAAAATTGGGAATTCGATTATTGAGAGATGGGTCGATCAGAAGTTTTTTCATCGAACCAGGGGAACTAAAATAG
- a CDS encoding putative quinol monooxygenase codes for MIVTVSSYKILPERIQEFLEISSELSKESLKENGVLRFDLLQNDGDEGRFVIIEAYESESKRKSHLDTPHFVNWRRTVPEMFSQGTTTVYYKPVSPKPEDWKK; via the coding sequence ATGATCGTTACAGTCTCTTCTTACAAAATACTTCCGGAAAGGATCCAAGAATTTCTGGAAATCAGCAGTGAACTTTCCAAAGAGTCCCTTAAAGAGAACGGTGTTCTTAGATTCGACCTGCTTCAAAACGATGGAGACGAAGGCAGATTTGTAATTATAGAAGCGTATGAAAGCGAATCTAAACGTAAGTCTCACCTCGACACCCCTCATTTTGTGAATTGGAGAAGAACAGTGCCTGAAATGTTTTCCCAAGGAACTACCACTGTTTATTATAAACCGGTATCACCCAAGCCTGAAGATTGGAAAAAGTAA
- a CDS encoding sulfate ABC transporter substrate-binding protein gives MKAKSNNSVLRSIAKGIGALALTAIFSLSAYADDTLLNVSFDPTRELYEEINKKFVESWKKKSGKDLTIQQSHGGSGKQARAVIDGLEADVVTLALAYDIDSIVTNGGSVSKDWEKAFPNHSTPYYSTIVFLVRKGNPKAIKDWDDVVKPGIGVITPNPKTSGGARWNYLAAWGFAKKQYKTEEKAIEFVRNLYKNTSVLDTGARGSTTTFVQRGIGDVLLAWENEAELALSESRKANGGVAQFEVVYPSTSILAETPVAIVEKVAAKKGTTDIAKAYLDFLYTKEGQEIIAKHFFRPNDAAILKANIAKFPKLQLFDVRTIEGSWAAAHKKHFADGGLFDSIYSEAKK, from the coding sequence ATGAAAGCAAAATCTAATAATTCTGTACTACGGTCAATTGCCAAAGGGATAGGCGCTCTGGCTTTAACCGCTATCTTCTCCTTGTCTGCATATGCGGATGATACTCTGTTAAACGTTTCCTTCGATCCAACTCGGGAACTTTACGAAGAAATTAACAAGAAGTTCGTAGAATCTTGGAAGAAGAAGTCCGGCAAAGACTTAACCATCCAACAATCCCATGGTGGATCCGGAAAACAAGCTAGAGCCGTAATCGACGGTTTAGAAGCGGATGTAGTAACTCTTGCACTTGCTTATGATATCGATAGCATCGTTACTAACGGTGGATCTGTTTCTAAAGATTGGGAGAAAGCATTCCCCAACCATTCTACTCCATACTACTCTACTATCGTTTTCTTAGTTAGAAAAGGAAATCCTAAAGCAATCAAAGATTGGGATGATGTTGTAAAACCAGGAATAGGAGTAATCACACCAAACCCTAAAACTTCTGGTGGAGCTCGTTGGAATTATTTAGCAGCTTGGGGATTCGCTAAGAAACAATACAAAACTGAAGAAAAAGCGATCGAGTTCGTTAGAAATCTCTACAAGAACACTTCCGTTCTGGACACAGGTGCCAGAGGATCCACTACTACTTTCGTTCAAAGAGGAATCGGTGATGTTCTTCTTGCTTGGGAAAATGAAGCAGAACTTGCTCTATCTGAGTCCAGAAAAGCAAACGGTGGAGTCGCTCAATTCGAAGTGGTTTATCCAAGCACAAGTATCCTTGCTGAAACTCCTGTAGCAATCGTTGAAAAAGTGGCTGCTAAAAAAGGAACCACTGATATAGCAAAAGCATACTTGGATTTCTTATACACTAAAGAAGGCCAGGAAATCATCGCGAAACATTTCTTCCGTCCGAATGATGCAGCTATCCTGAAAGCAAATATTGCAAAATTCCCTAAACTTCAATTATTCGATGTAAGAACTATTGAAGGTTCCTGGGCGGCAGCTCATAAAAAACATTTTGCTGACGGTGGTCTTTTCGACTCCATCTACAGCGAAGCGAAGAAGTAA